A DNA window from Andrena cerasifolii isolate SP2316 chromosome 16, iyAndCera1_principal, whole genome shotgun sequence contains the following coding sequences:
- the LOC143377479 gene encoding acylphosphatase-1 — translation MLIEGYLKIVLCQLVASSSLPEVTSQNPKPAMSKLVGVDFEVHGIVQGVFFRKYTQKRGKELDLKGWCMNTDNGTVVGRLEGDKDKVEEMKHWLRYTGSPQSAIDKAEFRNEKEISNTTFSNFDIKK, via the exons ATGTTGATCGAAGGATACCTGAAAATCGTTCTCTGCCAGCTCGTTGCATCTTCGTCGTTGCCAGAAGTAACGTCGCAGAATCCAAAACCGGCCATGTCGAAGTTAGTCGGCGTGGACTTCGAGGTTCATGGAATAGTGCAGG GTGTTTTCTTTAGAAAG TATACTCAGAAGCGTGGCAAAGAACTAGATTTAAAAGGATGGTGCATGAACACCGATAACGGCACAGTTGTCGGGCGCCTGGAGGGTGACAAAGATAAGGTGGAGGAAAT GAAGCACTGGCTCCGGTATACCGGAAGTCCCCAGTCAGCCATAGACAAGGCGGAGTTTCGAAACGAGAAGGAGATATCTAATACTACGTTCTCCAACTTTGATATAAAGAAATGA
- the LOC143377478 gene encoding uncharacterized protein LOC143377478 isoform X3, which produces MPSSSMRCFKSFFQHTWHPQQMESPSRFELTKTESPNGEETELGEVKSTMPSSSVAAASQVQPGSIPCRNGGCKSWTSRGEPRLESPWHVLKTIFLVSVIVALVLWVIVYTFLAQYRIL; this is translated from the exons ATGCCATCCAGCAGCATGAGGTGCTTCAAGAGCTTCTTCCAGCACACTTGGCACCCACAACAG ATGGAGAGCCCGTCGCGGTTCGAGCTGACGAAGACGGAGTCGCCGAACGGCGAGGAGACAGAGCTGGGCGAGGTGAAGTCGACGATGCCGTCGAGCAGCGTCGCGGCGGCGTCGCAGGTCCAGCCGGGTAGCATCCCCTGCAGGAACGGCGGCTGCAAGAGCTGGACCAGTCGCGGGGAGCCGCGACTGGAGAGCCCCTGGCACGTCCTCAAGACCATCTTCCTGGTCTCCGTGATCGTGGCGCTGGTCCTCTGGGTGATCGTCTACACGTTCCTCGCCCAATATCGAATCTTGTGA
- the LOC143377478 gene encoding uncharacterized protein LOC143377478 isoform X1 — protein sequence MPSSSMRCFKSFFQHTWHPQQMVIVPSPGSIWDYPYLNQMESPSRFELTKTESPNGEETELGEVKSTMPSSSVAAASQVQPGSIPCRNGGCKSWTSRGEPRLESPWHVLKTIFLVSVIVALVLWVIVYTFLAQYRIL from the exons ATGCCATCCAGCAGCATGAGGTGCTTCAAGAGCTTCTTCCAGCACACTTGGCACCCACAACAG ATGGTGATAGTGCCATCCCCAGGATCTATATGGGACTACCCGTACTTGAACCAG ATGGAGAGCCCGTCGCGGTTCGAGCTGACGAAGACGGAGTCGCCGAACGGCGAGGAGACAGAGCTGGGCGAGGTGAAGTCGACGATGCCGTCGAGCAGCGTCGCGGCGGCGTCGCAGGTCCAGCCGGGTAGCATCCCCTGCAGGAACGGCGGCTGCAAGAGCTGGACCAGTCGCGGGGAGCCGCGACTGGAGAGCCCCTGGCACGTCCTCAAGACCATCTTCCTGGTCTCCGTGATCGTGGCGCTGGTCCTCTGGGTGATCGTCTACACGTTCCTCGCCCAATATCGAATCTTGTGA
- the LOC143377478 gene encoding uncharacterized protein LOC143377478 isoform X2, giving the protein MKNEGNRHTRNYGYAFNNMVIVPSPGSIWDYPYLNQMESPSRFELTKTESPNGEETELGEVKSTMPSSSVAAASQVQPGSIPCRNGGCKSWTSRGEPRLESPWHVLKTIFLVSVIVALVLWVIVYTFLAQYRIL; this is encoded by the exons ATGAAGAACGAGGGGAATCGTCACACCAGGAATTATGGATACGCGTTTAATAAC ATGGTGATAGTGCCATCCCCAGGATCTATATGGGACTACCCGTACTTGAACCAG ATGGAGAGCCCGTCGCGGTTCGAGCTGACGAAGACGGAGTCGCCGAACGGCGAGGAGACAGAGCTGGGCGAGGTGAAGTCGACGATGCCGTCGAGCAGCGTCGCGGCGGCGTCGCAGGTCCAGCCGGGTAGCATCCCCTGCAGGAACGGCGGCTGCAAGAGCTGGACCAGTCGCGGGGAGCCGCGACTGGAGAGCCCCTGGCACGTCCTCAAGACCATCTTCCTGGTCTCCGTGATCGTGGCGCTGGTCCTCTGGGTGATCGTCTACACGTTCCTCGCCCAATATCGAATCTTGTGA
- the LOC143377478 gene encoding uncharacterized protein LOC143377478 isoform X4 — translation MKNEGNRHTRNYGYAFNNMESPSRFELTKTESPNGEETELGEVKSTMPSSSVAAASQVQPGSIPCRNGGCKSWTSRGEPRLESPWHVLKTIFLVSVIVALVLWVIVYTFLAQYRIL, via the exons ATGAAGAACGAGGGGAATCGTCACACCAGGAATTATGGATACGCGTTTAATAAC ATGGAGAGCCCGTCGCGGTTCGAGCTGACGAAGACGGAGTCGCCGAACGGCGAGGAGACAGAGCTGGGCGAGGTGAAGTCGACGATGCCGTCGAGCAGCGTCGCGGCGGCGTCGCAGGTCCAGCCGGGTAGCATCCCCTGCAGGAACGGCGGCTGCAAGAGCTGGACCAGTCGCGGGGAGCCGCGACTGGAGAGCCCCTGGCACGTCCTCAAGACCATCTTCCTGGTCTCCGTGATCGTGGCGCTGGTCCTCTGGGTGATCGTCTACACGTTCCTCGCCCAATATCGAATCTTGTGA